Proteins encoded in a region of the Muntiacus reevesi chromosome 19, mMunRee1.1, whole genome shotgun sequence genome:
- the KHDC3L gene encoding KH domain-containing protein 3, which produces MAAPKRFPTLVQLEQRGKLFEVLGNLTKRPYWFHSEYLKSPKAVHLEAWLVEAIFGRGGEHIPHVECVSQTLLHVHQWDPDGEAEILIFGRPYYQQDVSKMIMNLADYHRQLRARSSEKAPAREAGAQRSPDAVQEVGTQRSPDAVQEAGTQRSPDAVQEAGTQRSPDAVQEAGTQRSPDKVRETGTQRSPRVAREAATQRSPGAAREAATQRSPGAAREAATQRSPGAAREAATQRSPGAAREAATQRSPGAAREAATQRSPGAAREAATQRSPGAAREAATQRSPGAAREAATQRSPGAAREAATQRSPGAAREAATQRSPGAAREAATQRSPGAVREAGTQSFLEVTRDPSF; this is translated from the exons ATGGCCGCTCCCAAGCGGTTTCCGACGCTCGTTCAGCTGGAGCAGCGAGGGAAGCTCTTCGAGGTGCTCGGCAACCTCACCAAGCGGCCCTACTGGTTTCACTCCGAGTACCTGAAAAGCCCGAAGGCAGTTCACCTGGAGGCCTGGCTGGTGGAAGCGATCTTCG GCCGGGGTGGAGAACACATCCCGCATGTCGAGTGTGTGTCACAGACCCTGCTTCACGTTCATCAGTGGGACCCGGACGGCGAGGCTGAAATCTTGATATTTGGCCGGCCTTATTACCAGCAGGATGTATCCAAGATGATCATGAACTTGGCTGACTATCACCGTCAACTCCGGGCGCGAA GTTCTGAGAAGGCTCCTGCCCGAGAGGCCGGGGCCCAGCGATCCCCCGACGCAGTCCAGGAGGTCGGGACCCAGCGATCGCCCGACGCAGTCCAGGAGGCCGGGACCCAGCGGTCCCCCGACGCAGTCCAGGAGGCCGGGACCCAGCGGTCCCCCGACGCAGTCCAGGAGGCCGGGACCCAGCGGTCCCCCGAC AAAGTCCGGGAGACTGGGACCCAGCGATCCCCCAGGGTTGCCCGAGAGGCGGCCACCCAGCGGTCCCCCGGCGCAGCCCGCGAGGCGGCCACCCAGCGGTCCCCCGGCGCAGCCCGCGAGGCGGCCACCCAGCGGTCCCCCGGCGCAGCCCGCGAGGCGGCCACCCAGCGGTCCCCCGGCGCAGCCCGCGAGGCGGCCACCCAGCGGTCCCCCGGCGCAGCCCGCGAGGCGGCCACCCAGCGGTCCCCGGGCGCAGCCCGCGAGGCGGCCACCCAGCGGTCCCCGGGCGCAGCCCGCGAGGCGGCCACCCAGCGGTCCCCGGGCGCAGCCCGCGAGGCGGCCACCCAGCGGTCCCCGGGCGCAGCCCGCGAGGCGGCCACCCAGCGGTCCCCGGGCGCAGCCCGCGAGGCGGCCACCCAGCGGTCCCCCGGCGCAGCCCGCGAGGCGGCCACCCAGCGGTCCCCCGGCGCAGTCCGGGAAGCCGGCACCCAGAGCTTCCTCGAAGTTACGCGGGATCCCAGTTTCTGA